In Festucalex cinctus isolate MCC-2025b chromosome 17, RoL_Fcin_1.0, whole genome shotgun sequence, the genomic stretch atAAAATGCTCCGCGCTGCGTTCCGTCCTTTCGGTTCTCGCCTCAGCTAATCCGATTCCGGGGAGGTGGTGGCGCTGGAGGTCGTAGGTGACATCTTGAGCAGAGCCTGAGGGTTGACAATGACCTGAATGACAAAGTCCTTCTGGATCTTGGTGTCTTGCAGTCGCATCTTGTCCGTAAGGAGTTTCCCTGAGAAGAACCAGCGCTGGTGGGCGACCTCGATGTCCTCCTGGGTGTGCAGCTGCTTCTTCAGCTGACCGATAGTGTCCGTCATGCTGGCGCTCAGGCGCAGGTCCTTACCTGTGGACAGGCGCACCTGCAGTAGACATGAAATTGTAAGAATTATGGGGGTATTGCTCACTATTCCTCCACGAAAGCCAAAACCTCACttgaacttaactcatttgcacccaaaaacgtataaatatgttacgtgttcattttgttcttttgtatGGGAGAGACGGTCAAGTCAAacagcaaagattttttttcatacttctTGAGGCCTTAAGGACTTATTTGGACAATCACACAACCCTCACAGAGaacattttaatgaaaataCCTGACTGAcactatttaactcatttgctcccaaagacgtataaaaccgttctattttaaatatcgccatggtcccaaaaacttattcaaatgtttatgtgttgttgttttgttttgttttttaatgctagagcagaacagaaggctttgatgcagcctctaaactgaagagaacgcttgaagcaatggtagttgtaacaaaaatggccagcaggtggcagcagagtataagagatcaaccaaggccatgttgcaaaacagctcttttccccagtgtttttaaacagatttgtgaataacgatgaaacttagctatattctaatgcagattcctgcaaaatggaaacagatagaattaTACCGTCTTTTTTATTCCCCCCCGATTTCTTTTCTTAGGTTCCATgtgtttatagcaatagaacacaatattctgtgggccttgcaaaatcagtcaaaatccagtaaaaaaagcCGTGAgcgaaaattcaaaaaacattttaacaaaaagaccttaaaataaataaataaataaataaataattctaatAAGAACTAACAGAGCCGCCCATAAAATGaattaactacatttaaaaaacaaaactcaaaaaataaaaacaaactacaatGAAATTTCCATAACTATAATATccctgcttcagtgaaaattgctGAAATTTGAGGGTTTAAGAATATTTTGTATTGCCCAAGAGCACTGCAGTCATAATGAATGAGCGTTGCAATCTGTCAGAATAAACACAGAAGTTGCTTTTGGAGGCGTGGCAACTTGAAGGGCAGGATGCTACATGCAGACTTCATCGGGGCTAATAACTTTAGAAAGGAAGGAATTTAATACTAGCGTCATCTGTACCTTCAGCTGAAATTCCTTCTTAGGCGCGACAGGAAGCGGCGGGCTGTCGCTGTGATCGTCGTCGCTACGCTCTGAAATGAGGTTGATGGGCGGAGCCAGGCAGTAGACGGGCAGCTGGTAGCGATTGCCGAGTTCGTCGTAACACTCCGTCAGAgtacctgggaaaaaaaatgattcttaTCACGAGTT encodes the following:
- the ubtd1b gene encoding ubiquitin domain-containing protein 1, which encodes MGGCVGRYWERWDDTQSRGSSRNGGRGARNEPLKKDRPKWKSDYPMTEGQLRSKRDEFWDTAPAFDGRKEIWDALKAAAVALECNDHELAQAIVDGASITLPHGTLTECYDELGNRYQLPVYCLAPPINLISERSDDDHSDSPPLPVAPKKEFQLKVRLSTGKDLRLSASMTDTIGQLKKQLHTQEDIEVAHQRWFFSGKLLTDKMRLQDTKIQKDFVIQVIVNPQALLKMSPTTSSATTSPESD